One genomic region from Aminivibrio pyruvatiphilus encodes:
- a CDS encoding TIGR03960 family B12-binding radical SAM protein translates to MHFPEYADGMWPLLSDVKRPSRYAGCEFGSLPPKEDSGGLVRVCLAFPDVYEIGMSYLGFQILYFLVKGLPWADAERAYCPWTDLEGLLREKGMPLASMESGRPLDRFDVVGFTLQYELSYTNILTMLDLGGIPLLAEDRGEDAPLVAAGGPGALAPEPLAPFVDFFCVGEGEELLPEALKILSETKGRPRRDRLEALARVEGIYVPSLVDCDFVPGGGTAFRSTGAALPVRRRIVDSLDGAFYPDMLLVPSGGIVHDRVPMELFRGCTRGCRFCQAGMVTRPVRERSVKTVVEKTLSLVEKTGWEEVGLLSLASCDYSGISPVIRELSAALAPKNVKISLPSLRMDAFSVHLAAEMESMRRGGVTFAPEAGTQRLRNVINKGVSDEDFTQCLETAFSKGWDRVKLYFMMGLPTETPEDLEGILDLAERALSIGKSRGKKAQVALSVAGFVPKAHTPFQWEPQAGVDELRSAGRFLKGKLASRHGGKNSRVSLKYHEPEQTFLEGVFARGDRRLAPALLEAWRTGARFDGWSETFSLPRWMEAFEKTGIDPAEFTARRRAADEGLPWDHIDAGVSKAFLLRERERALGELVSPDCRPLGGMEGAPCRACGVQDRCPVLGKGGASRD, encoded by the coding sequence ATGCATTTTCCTGAATATGCCGATGGAATGTGGCCGCTTCTCTCGGATGTGAAGCGGCCTTCCCGGTATGCCGGATGCGAGTTCGGCTCCCTGCCCCCGAAGGAGGATTCCGGGGGACTGGTCCGGGTGTGCCTGGCCTTTCCGGACGTCTACGAAATCGGAATGAGTTACCTCGGATTCCAGATCCTCTATTTCCTGGTCAAGGGGCTGCCCTGGGCAGACGCTGAAAGGGCCTACTGTCCCTGGACCGACCTCGAGGGACTGCTTCGGGAGAAGGGAATGCCCCTGGCCTCCATGGAGAGCGGCCGCCCCCTGGACCGGTTCGACGTGGTGGGTTTCACCCTCCAGTACGAACTGAGCTACACCAATATTCTTACCATGCTCGATCTGGGGGGCATCCCGCTCCTGGCGGAGGACCGGGGAGAAGATGCTCCCCTGGTGGCTGCCGGAGGGCCGGGAGCCCTGGCCCCCGAACCCCTGGCGCCTTTCGTGGACTTCTTCTGCGTCGGCGAAGGGGAAGAGCTTCTGCCCGAAGCCCTGAAGATCCTCTCGGAGACGAAGGGAAGGCCGAGGAGAGACCGACTCGAGGCCCTCGCCCGGGTGGAGGGGATCTATGTTCCCTCCCTGGTGGACTGCGATTTCGTTCCCGGCGGAGGAACGGCCTTCCGGTCGACCGGAGCGGCCCTTCCCGTCCGCCGGAGAATCGTGGACTCCCTCGACGGAGCCTTTTACCCCGACATGCTCCTGGTTCCGTCCGGCGGCATCGTCCACGACCGGGTTCCCATGGAGCTCTTCCGGGGGTGCACCCGGGGGTGCCGGTTCTGCCAGGCGGGTATGGTCACCCGTCCCGTGAGGGAACGGTCCGTGAAGACCGTAGTGGAGAAAACCCTTTCCCTGGTGGAAAAGACCGGCTGGGAGGAAGTGGGGCTCCTCTCCCTCGCTTCCTGCGATTACAGCGGCATTTCGCCGGTCATCCGGGAACTCTCCGCCGCCCTTGCCCCGAAAAACGTGAAGATCAGCCTCCCCAGCCTGCGAATGGACGCCTTCTCGGTGCACCTCGCCGCGGAGATGGAGTCCATGCGCCGGGGCGGCGTCACCTTCGCTCCGGAGGCGGGCACCCAGAGGCTTCGGAACGTGATCAACAAGGGGGTCTCCGACGAGGATTTCACCCAGTGCCTCGAGACGGCCTTCTCCAAGGGATGGGACAGGGTGAAGCTCTACTTCATGATGGGGCTTCCCACCGAGACCCCCGAAGACCTGGAGGGAATTCTCGACCTCGCCGAGCGGGCCCTGTCCATCGGAAAGAGCAGGGGAAAAAAAGCCCAGGTTGCCCTGTCCGTGGCCGGCTTCGTCCCCAAGGCCCACACTCCCTTTCAGTGGGAGCCCCAGGCGGGAGTGGACGAGCTCCGGTCCGCCGGGCGCTTCCTGAAGGGAAAACTTGCCTCCCGGCACGGCGGAAAGAACAGCCGGGTCTCCCTCAAGTACCACGAGCCGGAGCAGACCTTTCTCGAGGGCGTCTTCGCCCGGGGAGACCGCCGTCTCGCCCCGGCGCTCCTGGAAGCGTGGAGGACGGGGGCGAGGTTCGACGGCTGGAGCGAGACCTTCTCCCTGCCCCGCTGGATGGAAGCCTTTGAAAAGACGGGGATCGATCCGGCGGAATTCACCGCCCGCAGGCGGGCGGCGGACGAGGGGCTTCC